The following proteins come from a genomic window of Trifolium pratense cultivar HEN17-A07 linkage group LG4, ARS_RC_1.1, whole genome shotgun sequence:
- the LOC123921386 gene encoding protein LURP-one-related 15-like, with amino-acid sequence MKRMQAPAANYQSSIIGSQYLVPHCVDLSIVRNVTTLNDNFTVADINGKIFFNLKASLISLYDQRLLLDATGKTVVVTLRRKVMTGHDRWQAFRGESTDLKDLIFSVKRSSMFQTKIKLDVLLASNTKEQISDFKVKGSWLEKSCVVYAGESHQIVAQMHKKEEFGKDNLTVRVYPNIDYAFIVALTLILDEINQDKIRQQ; translated from the exons ATGAAGAGAATGCAAGCACCTGCAGCAAATTACCAGAGTAGTATCATTGGTTCTCAATATCTTGTTCCTCATTGTGTTGACCTATCAATTGTGAGAAATGTCACAACATTAAATGATAACTTCACAGTCGCAGATATTAATGGAAAAATCTTCTTCAACCTTAAAGCATCTCTCATCTCCCTCTATGACCAACGTCTCTTGCTCGATGCCACTGGAAAAACAGTCGTCGTGACACTAAGACGAAAG gtAATGACAGGACATGATAGATGGCAAGCATTTAGAGGTGAAAGCACAGATTTGAAAGATTTGATATTTAGTGTAAAGAGATCATCCATGTTTCAGACAAAGATCAAATTAGATGTGTTATTAGCTAGTAATACCAAAGAACAAATTAGTGATTTTAAGGTCAAAGGAAGTTGGTTAGAGAAATCTTGTGTTGTTTATGCTGGTGAATCTCACCAAATTGTTGCTCAG ATGCATAAGAAGGAGGAATTTGGGAAAGATAATCTCACGGTCAGAGTGTATCCCAACATTGACTATGCATTCATTGTGGCATTAACTTTGATTCTTGACGAAATTAATCAAGACAAAATTCGACAACAATAG
- the LOC123921384 gene encoding uncharacterized protein LOC123921384 isoform X2, translating into MSMEPMDQTSSSTSVVAFDSVLEELEVAEENIRNRIVHLEAITSRARQRQRLARVQTPIQITNFTGEAAIADGVQVEEGRVEVEQNVVEERVVESVKGGKRKSAHLVAKALGIEEIDDGKMEESSGNFFDCNICLDIARDPVLTCCGHLFCWPCFYQLSYVYSKAKECPVCKGEVTESGIIPIYGNGNGGGDRQMEMKEAGLRVPPRPKAPRVESLRQKLISRGVSSSSSIVQSLRRFHNRIGGFGEQVQLESSNTTADRNNGLPTLLDQSRTQTDDNNQHAGSEQVSRLLGQGASSFSTLSTALNSAMDSAERLVQDLESYIHGRRIGGSREQHPRVVNRSSNGSESRAQDVVAVTNSAAAAASVSPLSSNVDNIAAIGSETQTTDRNVQISPPDPSSSNGRRRNAVSVQVLNEPTRRRRRRRLR; encoded by the exons ATGTCCATG GAGCCTATGGATCAAACTAGTAGCAGTACATCAGTAGTTGCATTTGATTCTGTATTGGAAGAATTGGAAGTGGCGGAGGAAAATATACGGAATCGAATTGTACATCTCGAAGCAATTACTTCGAGAGCGAGGCAGCGTCAGAGGTTGGCGAGGGTGCAGACTCCGATTCAGATAACCAATTTTACAGGAGAAGCAGCAATTGCAGATGGTGTTCAAGTTGAAGAAGGAAGGGTGGAGGTGGAGCAGAATGTTGTTGAGGAAAGAGTAGTTGAGAGTGTGAAAGGGGGAAAAAGGAAAAGTGCTCATTTAGTTGCCAAAGCTTTGGGGATTGAAGAGATTGATGACGGTAAAATGGAGGAGAGTAGTGGGAATTTTTTTGATTGTAATATATGTTTGGATATTGCAAGAGATCCTGTTTTGACATGTTGTGGTCATTTGTTTTGTTGGCCGTGTTTTTATCAGTTGTCGTATGTGTATTCGAAAGCGAAGGAATGTCCTGTTTGTAAAGGAGAGGTTACTGAATCGGGTATTATTCCGATTTATGGGAATGGAAATGGCGGTGGTGATCGTCAGATGGAAATGAAAGAAGCCGGTTTAAGGGTTCCTCCTCGACCTAAGGCACCTAGAGTTGAGAGTCTTAGACAAAAGTTGATAAGCCGAGGagtgtcttcttcttcttctattgtACAAAGCCTTCGACGGTTTCATAACCGAATTGGTGGATTTGGAGAGCAAGTTCAGTTGGAAAGTTCTAATACAACAGCTGATAGAAATAATGGTTTGCCGACTTTGCTCGATCAATCTCGCACGCAGACAGATGATAATAATCAACATGCTGGTTCTGAACAGGTGTCAAGGTTGCTGGGGCAAGGAGCTTCTTCATTTTCGACGCTTTCAACAGCATTGAATTCGGCAATGGATTCTGCAGAAAGATTAGTTCAGGACCTTGAATCATATATTCATGGTCGCAGAATAGGAGGAAGCAGAGAGCAACATCCTCGTGTTGTTAATAGAAGTTCAAACGGGTCAGAGAGTCGTGCTCAAGATGTTGTTGCCGTGACCAATTCTGCAGCTGCAGCAGCTTCTGTGTCTCCTTTATCTAGTAATGTTGACAATATTGCTGCTATAGGTTCAGAAACTCAAACAACTGATAGAAACGTTCAGATTAGTCCGCCAGACCCTTCTTCATCAAATGGCAGACGAAGAAATGCCGTTTCAGTACAAGTTTTAAATGAACCAACAAGAAGAAGACGTAGAAGAAGATTGAGATGA
- the LOC123921384 gene encoding uncharacterized protein LOC123921384 isoform X1 — MELDLNQEPMDQTSSSTSVVAFDSVLEELEVAEENIRNRIVHLEAITSRARQRQRLARVQTPIQITNFTGEAAIADGVQVEEGRVEVEQNVVEERVVESVKGGKRKSAHLVAKALGIEEIDDGKMEESSGNFFDCNICLDIARDPVLTCCGHLFCWPCFYQLSYVYSKAKECPVCKGEVTESGIIPIYGNGNGGGDRQMEMKEAGLRVPPRPKAPRVESLRQKLISRGVSSSSSIVQSLRRFHNRIGGFGEQVQLESSNTTADRNNGLPTLLDQSRTQTDDNNQHAGSEQVSRLLGQGASSFSTLSTALNSAMDSAERLVQDLESYIHGRRIGGSREQHPRVVNRSSNGSESRAQDVVAVTNSAAAAASVSPLSSNVDNIAAIGSETQTTDRNVQISPPDPSSSNGRRRNAVSVQVLNEPTRRRRRRRLR, encoded by the coding sequence ATGGAGCTTGATTTGAATCAGGAGCCTATGGATCAAACTAGTAGCAGTACATCAGTAGTTGCATTTGATTCTGTATTGGAAGAATTGGAAGTGGCGGAGGAAAATATACGGAATCGAATTGTACATCTCGAAGCAATTACTTCGAGAGCGAGGCAGCGTCAGAGGTTGGCGAGGGTGCAGACTCCGATTCAGATAACCAATTTTACAGGAGAAGCAGCAATTGCAGATGGTGTTCAAGTTGAAGAAGGAAGGGTGGAGGTGGAGCAGAATGTTGTTGAGGAAAGAGTAGTTGAGAGTGTGAAAGGGGGAAAAAGGAAAAGTGCTCATTTAGTTGCCAAAGCTTTGGGGATTGAAGAGATTGATGACGGTAAAATGGAGGAGAGTAGTGGGAATTTTTTTGATTGTAATATATGTTTGGATATTGCAAGAGATCCTGTTTTGACATGTTGTGGTCATTTGTTTTGTTGGCCGTGTTTTTATCAGTTGTCGTATGTGTATTCGAAAGCGAAGGAATGTCCTGTTTGTAAAGGAGAGGTTACTGAATCGGGTATTATTCCGATTTATGGGAATGGAAATGGCGGTGGTGATCGTCAGATGGAAATGAAAGAAGCCGGTTTAAGGGTTCCTCCTCGACCTAAGGCACCTAGAGTTGAGAGTCTTAGACAAAAGTTGATAAGCCGAGGagtgtcttcttcttcttctattgtACAAAGCCTTCGACGGTTTCATAACCGAATTGGTGGATTTGGAGAGCAAGTTCAGTTGGAAAGTTCTAATACAACAGCTGATAGAAATAATGGTTTGCCGACTTTGCTCGATCAATCTCGCACGCAGACAGATGATAATAATCAACATGCTGGTTCTGAACAGGTGTCAAGGTTGCTGGGGCAAGGAGCTTCTTCATTTTCGACGCTTTCAACAGCATTGAATTCGGCAATGGATTCTGCAGAAAGATTAGTTCAGGACCTTGAATCATATATTCATGGTCGCAGAATAGGAGGAAGCAGAGAGCAACATCCTCGTGTTGTTAATAGAAGTTCAAACGGGTCAGAGAGTCGTGCTCAAGATGTTGTTGCCGTGACCAATTCTGCAGCTGCAGCAGCTTCTGTGTCTCCTTTATCTAGTAATGTTGACAATATTGCTGCTATAGGTTCAGAAACTCAAACAACTGATAGAAACGTTCAGATTAGTCCGCCAGACCCTTCTTCATCAAATGGCAGACGAAGAAATGCCGTTTCAGTACAAGTTTTAAATGAACCAACAAGAAGAAGACGTAGAAGAAGATTGAGATGA
- the LOC123920892 gene encoding mitochondrial import inner membrane translocase subunit TIM44-2-like, producing MATKKLIRDLFLAHRSLILPHQGVKTRLFLNSADRRGYSVFNEFSKKIKDETVSNQEFQKSVKELKEKAEELKGVKENLKERTKQTTEQLYRQAGGLWKEAESAAKKVSHNVKEKISAAAEEVKVGIGKQDTSESNDFSTKQDADAKQGSQTTTEEEKNQESASGNASESLFGKFKSTFSSPRVSTSFQKIKDAKIVDITKRGFDILKEELSSNSPKRQRVRFPPSGETSTKTDLVVTPSNQSRWSKKFDEIKDKVKSHPAFKRFSKVTEPVKTKSQEIVEDLRDRYDTSDNPIINKIHDINDTMFQETDSALTYKEIRQRDPSFSLPEFVGEVQDAIKPVLNAYVKGDVETLKKYCCSQLIERCKAEHNAYQSNGIFFDDKILHISDLEVREAKILESSPHIIVVFQTQQIYCVRDRNGEVTEGGKDTIHTVFYLWALQQMDPEDQGEDGIYLMWRLREMQKQGIQALI from the exons ATGGCTACAAAAAAGCTGATTCGTGATTTATTTCTTGCTCATCGATCTCTTATTCTTCCTCATCAA GGTGTGAAGACGAGGTTGTTTTTGAATTCGGCTGATAGACGTGGATACAGTGTCTTCAATGAGTTCTCTAAGAAGATTAAAGATGAAACTGTTAG TAACCAAGAATTCCAAAAGTCTGTGAAGGAGTTAAAGGAAAAAGCAGAGGAGCTAAAAGGGGTAAAAGAAAATCTGAAAGAAAG AACAAAGCAGACAACTGAGCAGCTATACAGACAGGCTGGTGGTTTGTGGAAAGAAGCTGAATCTGCTGCAAAGAAG GTTTCTCACAATgttaaagagaaaatatcagcTGCAGCAGAGGAG GTGAAAGTGGGGATAGGAAAGCAGGATACTTCAGAatcaaatgatttttcaacaaaaCAGGATGCTGACGCAAAACAAGGAAGTCAGACAACAACCGAGGAAGAGAAAAACCAAGAATCCGCGTCTGGTAATGCTTCAGAGTCATTGTTTGGCAAATTTAAGTCAACATTTTCGTCACCAAGGGTATCTACTTCCTTCCAAAAAATAAAGGATGCAAAAATTGTGGACATAACCAAGAGAGGTTTTGACATACTAAAGGAGGAACTAAGTAGCAACTCACCTAAGAGACAGCGTGTTCGTTTCCCTCCTAGCGGCGAAACAAGTACAAAAACTGATCTTGTTGTTACGCCCTCTAACCAATCTAGGTGGAGTAAGAAGTTTGATGAGATCAAGGATAAG gtGAAAAGCCATCCTGCATTCAAGCGTTTCAGTAAGGTTACTGAACCAGTGAAGACAAAGAGCCAGGAG ATAGTAGAGGACTTGCGGGATAGATATGACACAAGTGACAACCCCATTATTAACAAAATACATGA CATCAATGATACCATGTTCCAAGAGACAGATTCTGCACTTACATATAAGGAAATACGACAACGGGATCC TTCATTTTCCTTGCCAGAGTTTGTGGGAGAAGTGCAGGATGCAATAAAACCAGTGCTTAATGCCTACGTCAAG GGAGATGTTGAAACACTGAAGAAGTACTGCTGCTCTCAGCTAATTGAACGTTGTAAAGCAGAGCATAATGCTTACCAAAGTAATGGTATCTTTTTTGATGACAAG ATCCTGCATATATCAGATTTAGAAGTAAGAGAAGCCAAGATATTGGAATCATCTCCCCACATTATTGTAGTG TTTCAAACACAGCAAATCTACTGTGTACGTGATAGGAATGGAGAGGTTACAGAAGGAGGCAAG GATACAATCCACACTGTATTCTATCTATGGGCTCTGCAACAAATGGACCCAGAAGATCAAGGAGAAGATGGTATTTATCTAATGTGGAGACTAAGAGAGATGCAGAAGCAAGGCATACAAGCTCTCATCTAG
- the LOC123920894 gene encoding quinone oxidoreductase 1, which translates to MSVSILKYQNLLLLRHSLILIPKTPLTRVTIKSSLITKSFSSSSSSDMVKAIRVHELGGPQVLKWEDVEIGEPKEGEVRVKNKAIGVNFIDVYFRKGVYNAPSKPFTPGMEAVGIVTAVGSGPTGTQVGDLVGYVGQPMGSYAEEQILPSNRVIPIPSSIEPAVAASILLKGMTAQFLIRSCFKVEPGHTILVHAAAGGVGSLLCQWANALGATVIGTVSNKEKAAQAKEDGCHHVILYKEEDFVARVKEITSGSGVEVVYDSVGKDTFEGSLACLKLRGYMVSFGQSSGTPDPVPLSSLASKAAFLTRPSLFQYVLTRDELLKAAGEVFANVVSGVLKVRVNHTYPLSEAAKAHEDLENRKTSGSVVLIP; encoded by the exons ATGTCAGTGTCAATTTTGAAATACCAGAACCTTCTTCTTCTCCGTCACTCTCTAATTCTAATACCAAAAACACCTTTGACCAGAGTCACAATAAAATCATCACTCATCACAAAATCgttttcatcttcatcatcttcagataTGGTGAAAGCTATTAGAGTTCATGAACTTGGTGGTCCTCAG GTTTTGAAATGGGAAGATGTTGAAATTGGTGAACCTAAAGAAGGAGAAGTTCGTGTGAAGAACAAAGCTATTGGTGTTAATTTTATTGATGTTTATTTTCGTAAAGGGGTTTATAATGCTCCTTCTAAACCATTTACTCCAG GTATGGAGGCTGTTGGCATTGTGACCGCTGTGGGTTCTGGACCCACTGGTACACAGGTTGGAGATCTTGTAGGTTACGTCGGTCAACCAATGGGCTCATATGCCGAAGAACAGATTCTTCCTTCTAACAGAGTAATTCCTATCCCTTCCTCCATTGAGCCAGCTGTTGCAGCATCCATCTTGCTGAAGGGCATGACAGCTCAATTTTTGATCCGAAGTTGCTTCAAG GTTGAACCCGGTCACACAATTCTTGTCCATGCCGCAGCTGGTGGAGTTGGATCCCTATTATGCCAGTGGGCAAATGCTCTTGGTGCAACTGTTATAGGAACTGTATCCAACAAAGAGAAAGCAGCTCAAGCGAAGGAGGATGGTTGCCATCATGTTATACTATACAAAGAAGAGGATTTTGTGGCCCGTGTCAAAGAAATTACGTCTGGTAGCGGAGTTGAAGTAGTCTATGATTCTGTTGGAAAGGATACCTTTGAG GGATCTTTGGCATGCCTGAAGCTTAGAGGCTACATGGTCAGTTTCGGACAGTCATCTGGCACGCCTGATCCAGTTCCATTGTCTTCGTTGGCTTCAAAAGCTGCGTTCTTGACAAGGCCTTCCCTATTTCAATATGTACTCACTCGCGACGAGCTATTGAAGGCTGCTGGGGAGGTGTTTGCGAATGTTGTTTCTGGTGTCTTGAAGGTGAGAGTTAATCATACATATCCATTATCTGAGGCAGCAAAAGCACATGAAGATTTGGAGAATAGGAAGACCTCTGGATCTGTTGTGTTGATACCATAA
- the LOC123924568 gene encoding F-box/kelch-repeat protein At3g23880-like, which yields MEKSVLYLPHELMIEIFLKLPVKSLIRFKCVCKSWFSLISDPHFANSHFQLTTHTHRIMCVSNSPTEFCSIDFEAFLNYDPRLSSLSMNFSLPGSHLPFKIIGSCRGFILLYRCRDIFLWNPSTGFKKQISLSPLVFKLVTNYGYDNLFGFGYDQSRDDYLVVVLYHDPTVANSFSSHLEFFSIRDNRWKEIEGTHLPSYDLIYSKGLLFNGVIHWLALRSDLESDLEIKVIVAFDLTERKLFEMPLPSDYDYEVNLDLGLWVFEEFLSLWVNEDRNDTFEIWVMKEYKLNLSWTKTLILPLRYIYLFEPIFSTNNGDIIGTSPPSILLKCNYKGRVMRYHPFCNGLFDIVKYTESLLSVPCDNGQDYKLEE from the coding sequence ATGGAGAAGTCGGTGTTGTATCTGCCACATGAATTGATGATTGAAATATTTCTAAAATTGCCGGTGAAATCTCTTATACGTTTCAAGTGTGTTTGTAAGTCATGGTTTTCTCTTATCTCTGATCCCCACTTTGCAAATTCACATTTTCAACTTACCACACACACTCATAGAATTATGTGTGTATCAAATTCTCCTACTGAATTTTGTTCTATAGATTTTGAAGCATTTCTTAACTATGATCCTCGTCTTTCTTCACTAAGCATGAATTTTTCACTTCCCGGATCTCAtcttccttttaaaattataggGTCTTGTAGAGGGTTTATACTTTTGTACCGTTGTCGAGACATCTTCCTATGGAATCCATCCACTggatttaaaaaacaaatatctTTGTCTCCCTTAGTTTTCAAATTAGTAACAAACTATGGTTATGATAATCTATTCGGTTTTGGTTATGACCAGTCAAGAGATGATTACTTGGTTGTTGTATTGTACCATGATCCAACTGTAGCTAATAGTTTTTCATCACATTTAGAGTTTTTCTCAATTAGAGATAATAGGTGGAAAGAAATTGAGGGTACTCACTTGCCTTCTTATGACCTTATTTATAGTAAAGGGTTGCTTTTTAATGGAGTTATTCATTGGTTGGCTCTTCGTTCCGATTTAGAATCCGATTTAGAAATAAAAGTTATTGTTGCCTTTGATTTAACGGAAAGGAAATTGTTTGAGATGCCTTTGCCAAGCGATTATGACTATGAAGTTAATTTGGACTTAGGTTTGTGGGTATTTGAAGAATTTCTCAGTCTATGGGTTAATGAAGATCGTAATGATACATTTGAAATATGGGTGATGAAAGAATACAAATTGAATTTATCATGGACTAAGACTCTTATTCTTCCTCTTCGATATATTTACTTATTTGAGCCTATATTCTCTACAAATAATGGTGATATTATTGGAACAAGCCCACCTAGTATACTGCTCAAGTGCAACTATAAAGGACGGGTGATGAGATATCACCCCTTTTGTAATGGTCTATTTGACATTGTCAAGTATACAGAGTCTCTGCTTTCAGTCCCTTGTGATAATGGGCAAGATTATAAACTAGAAGAATGA
- the LOC123920264 gene encoding cation/H(+) antiporter 2-like, translating into MDETHNMFCKDDLVNPMSSMGLQVSCILVVSHFFNVLFRTVGQPGPIAQILAGLILGPLSHIPYMKRKFFPASSINYYEVVSFFCRIHFMFLFGLEMNIHYTLRHLRLVTLVACGGAIMGGIFGLSGSFYLYHKLNIHAPIYYFCMVMMLMVSYTSSPMVIRLSAELRLATSDVGRIAVSSALITEMGCLLFFNVMVTWNKQNQISYGIYCTITTTIVILINKHLAVWLNSRDRNQKYLNAPESLLILFLLLTSSMIIEILGYNSIISCFIIGLLFPKEGKTARTLIHKLGYSIYNFVLPVYFGYLGLQCDLINVFRSLDRTTNVAILILLSIGSKLGGTLLACRYLHISTNEGIFIGFMLNTRGYADLLFFGAAAKQVISVDTESYNVLLVSIVFNTIISGIVVASLSKGDDKMFSNNHTAIEPQQMENELRILACVYDPRQVSTILSTILAIHGSKTSPSITYFMHLIELVKKIKSNLLFHEKENDELSDEEDSFGGNDVVDINNALDSFTAETKILVYQKRAVSSFSSLYEDVCNEAENLRVSIILIPFHKHQRIDGKLESGKDGIRTTNQKILRHAPCSVGVIIERGLTMSFGFSELIQSDNMQNVATLFIGGPDDREAIAWSLRISKCPCVNMTIIRFLLSSSPSENEQIVERSVQYEEKEILMSLSGEETVNDEIDNNFMVDFYNRYVASGNIGYVENFVKDGKQTLECLKQIGDIYSLFIVGKGSRRNSSITIGMSDWEECPELGTVGDVLASSDFDIHGSVLVIQQHRNVKKGLIHS; encoded by the exons ATGGATGAAACTCACAATATGTTTTGTAAAGATGATCTTGTTAACCCTATGAGCTCAATGGGGTTGCAAGTGTCCTGCATTCTTGTCGTATCACACTTCTTCAATGTTCTTTTTAGGACTGTTGGCCAACCTGGACCCATTGCACAAATccta GCTGGGTTGATATTAGGTCCACTATCTCATATAccatatatgaaaagaaaattcTTCCCAGCAAGTTCAATAAATTACTATGAAGTTGTGAGCTTCTTTTGTCGCATACATTTCATGTTTTTATTTGGTTTGGAGATGAATATTCATTACACATTGAGACATCTACGTTTGGTCACTTTGGTAGCATGTGGAGGTGCAATAATGGGTGGAATTTTTGGTCTATCTGGCTCCTTTTACTTGTATCACAAGTTAAATATACATGCtcctatttattatttttgtatggTCATGATGTTAATGGTATCATACACAAGCTCCCCGATGGTGATTCGTTTGTCAGCTGAGTTAAGACTTGCCACATCAGATGTTGGTAGAATCGCGGTGTCTTCAGCGTTGATCACAGAAATGGGTTGCTTATTGTTTTTCAATGTGATGGTTACTTGgaataaacaaaatcaaatatctTATGGTATTTATTGTACTATTACTACAACAATAGTGATTCTAATTAACAAACACTTAGCCGTTTGGTTAAATTCAAGAGATAGAAACCAAAAATACCTAAATGCCCCTGAGTCATTACTCATACTTTTTTTGCTTCTAACTAGCTCAATGATTATAGAAATTTTGGGTTACAATAGTATTATTAGTTGTTTCATTATTGGATTATTGTTTCCTAAAGAAGGTAAAACAGCTAGAACATTGATACATAAACTTGGTTATTCAATTTACAATTTTGTCCTTCCAGTATATTTTGGATATTTGGGTTTACAATGTGACCTAATAAATGTGTTTAGAAGTTTGGATAGAACAACCAATGTAGCCATATTGATTTTGTTGAGCATTGGTAGCAAACTTGGTGGTACTCTTTTGGCTTGTCGTTACCTTCATATTTCTACAAATGAAGGGATTTTTATTGGCTTCATGTTGAACACTAGAGGTTATGCTGATTTGTTGTTCTTTGGTGCTGCAGCAAAGCAAGTCATT AGTGTTGATACAGAATCTTACAATGTGTTGTTAGTATCAATAGTATTCAACACAATAATATCAGGAATAGTTGTGGCTTCTCTATCAAAGGGAGACGATAAAATGTTTTCAAACAACCATACTGCAATTGAACCACAACAAATGGAGAATGAGCTTCGGATTTTGGCTTGCGTATACGATCCGCGTCAAGTATCTACAATACTTTCAACAATACTAGCAATACATGGATCTAAAACATCGCCTTCGATAACTTATTTCATGCATCTAATAGAGCTTGTAAAGAAGATCAAGTCCAACTTGTTATttcatgaaaaagaaaatgatgaactTAGCGACGAAGAAGATAGTTTTGGTGGCAATGATGTGGTTGACATTAATAATGCCTTAGATTCTTTCACTGCAGAGACAAAGATCTTGGTCTACCAAAAAAGAGCTGTATCTTCTTTTTCAAGTTTGTATGAAGATGTGTGCAATGAAGCAGAAAATCTTCGAGTATCGATTATTCTTATTCCTTTTCACAAGCATCAACGAATTGATGGAAAACTCGAAAGTGGCAAAGATGGTATAAGGACAACTAATCAGAAGATTCTTAGGCACGCCCCTTGTTCGGTTGGTGTTATTATAGAAAGAGGACTTACTATGTCATTTGGTTTCTCGGAATTAATTCAATCTGATAACATGCAAAATGTGGCAACACTTTTCATCGGTGGTCCAGATGATCGCGAGGCTATTGCTTGGAGCCTTCGTATTTCCAAATGCCCTTGCGTTAACATGACAATCATTAGATTTTTGTTGTCATCTTCTCCATCAGAAAACGAACAAATTGTCGAACGTAGTGTACAATACGaggaaaaagaaattttaatgTCATTGTCCGGGGAAGAAACTGTGAATGACGAAATTGACAATAACTTCATGGTCGATTTCTATAATCGGTATGTGGCTTCAGGAAACATTGGATATGTGGAAAATTTTGTGAAGGATGGAAAACAAACATTGGAATGTTTGAAACAAATTGGAGACATATACTCTTTGTTTATAGTAGGAAAAGGTAGTAGAAGAAATAGTTCAATAACAATAGGTATGAGTGATTGGGAAGAGTGTCCAGAACTTGGAACAGTTGGTGATGTATTGGCTTCTTCAGATTTTGATATTCATGGATCTGTTTTGGTCATTCAACAACATAGAAATGTCAAGAAAGGATTAATACATTCTTAG